In Labilibaculum sp. DW002, the genomic window TTCTCACTTTTAAGGAAAAGATCTTTTGCAGGATGACTATTTAAATCAATCTCAGATTTAACATCCTTATTTTCATCTATTAATGGAAAACTTTTTTCCTTTACAAAGGATTCAAAAAATGTTAAATTTAATTTTTTGAGGATTTTAATTCGATTGTTTGGCAATTGAACTAAAATTGCTTGCTCAACAAAAGGTTCAATTAATTGTTCCAATTTAAACGCTTTTTCACCGGTATCTTTATTGGTTTCTCCTCTCTCCGCCTTTAGTACCATCAATGCAGAAGTATTTTTAACAATTTGAACTTCTTTTTCCACACATATTTTCTTACGAAGACCATTTTCATCCTTCTCACTTAATAGGCCTAAAATAACTTTATATGTTCCTTTTTTCTCAAATATATGATTGGTCGCAATACCTTGATCTAAATTACCATCACCATAATTCCAGAAATATTGCTCAATATTAATATTTGGTAAATTTGTTTTTGTAGCTTCAAAAAGAATCTCTTTTCTTGATACTTCTATGTCCTTACTTGAGATATAAGCTTGCTCATAATCTTGAAGTTCAAATTCATATTTTGTTTGTTTCAAGAAAACTTCCCCAGTTTGTTTATCTATTATATTTAGCTCTACAACGTAATTTCCTGGACCATCGTAACAATGTTCAGCTTCTTTTCCCTTTACCTTAACGCCATCACCAAAAACCCATTCGTAATAGGTTTTAGAGGTATCAAGAGGAGTATAATATTCATCGTAGAAAAGAAAACAGTATTCATTTTCTTTAATCGTATCGCAGTTTACAAATTGTGGTATGATTGTAGAAAACTCAAAAATATTATCTCCACCATTTCGATTACTGGAAAGATAGCCACTTTCAAAATTCTTATCGGTTATAAGAGCAAAATCATCAAATTCTGTATTGATTGGCGCATTTAAATGAAGAATATCTTCCCATCTACCATATTTTTGCTGAACTGAAAACAAATCAAGTCCACCAAGACCATCATGTCCATTGGATGCAAAATATAATTCTCCAGAATCTGAAATAAAAGGGAAACTCTCACTCTTCGAAGTATTGACCTTATCTCCCAAATTTTTTGGTTTAGACCATTCTCCATTGTTTAACTCAGACACATAAATATCTAATCCACCATAGCCGCCTGGCATATCGGATGCAAAAAATAAAAGAGAACCCTCCTTATTTATAGAAGGCATAGTAATATGGTAATCTACTCCATTGTATTTAAATGCTTCAGGCTCTGACCATAAATCATCTTTAAAGTTAGAAGTGAACAAGCCTAACTTATTTCTTTCATCCTTAACATCTCTTTTTTTGCTGTTTACCACATTATTTCTTGAATAAATAATGGTCGAATCATTATTTGTAAAGCACGCTGGACCATCATTAAAATTGGTCATTAATTCTAATGATAAAAGCTTAGGCTTACTTCCTATGCTATCCCCTTTTGTAGGAACATAAAACATATTGAACAACTCTTTATCTTCGGGCGTAGAAAAAGTAACAAACAGATCTGTTCTTTGGTTAGAGCAAAAAACAAGACCTTCCTTATAATATATGGCAGAATATTCATCATCTACAGTATTGCAAAATGATGCCATATCTACTTTGTAATTTAGATTCTGACCAACCAAACAAAATGGTTTAACCAAAATATATAATAACAATGTGAGTAAAAATCTATTCATATCAATTCTATTTACAAGCTATAGATTTCTTGGACTGTGTACTTTAATGGTGTATTTAAAATCATAACGAAGCATTACCTCATGAGAACCCTTTCGATATTGATTAATCTTTGTTGAATTGAAATCTCGAACATAACCCAAACTAAACTGTCTGTTTAACTGCATTTGAAACATACCTTTATACACCTTTTGTTCGCTATCAAACGCCATTCCAACTGAATATTTATCCATATAAATCAATCTATTCATAAAAATAAAATCTGCGTTATCCGATTTTTGATATTTCAACATTATACTAGGAACGTATTTAAATTGTTGCTCTAAATCGAAAATATAATCACCAGTAAGAATATAAGTATACTTAGCGAAATCATTTTTGATCATGTATTTGTCTTTGGTAGAGTTAAATGTGTAAGAAAGCATATGTGGCAATGAGAATCCTACATGATACTTCTTTGTTGAATAATACACTCCTAAACTAACTTCTGGTATTAAATAAGTTGGTGAGTTGTTTTGAATCAAATCATCGTTAGGATCGTTCGCACGCAATTCTGCCCATGCCGAATTTAACATGATAAATCCACCTCCTAATCCAAGATTAAGAGTTCCTTCCCTCATTTTTATTTTAAAGGAATAGTCGCCAATTATACTTGTTTCACTACTTACACCTATTTGATTATTAATTACTGATAATCCCAAGCCCATATTCTGCTTTCTCATTGGAGTATGAGCTGAAAATGTTAATGTTTTAGGAGCTCCACTAAAACCAACCCACTGATTTCGGTACATTAGATTAGCTGTTAGAGCATCACCTGTGCCGGCTACTGCAGGATTAAGAGCCAAAGGATTAAAAATAAACTGATTCGTAAGAAGAGGATTCTGTCCAAATAAATAGAACGGAGCAAGAAGCCATATTATAATAACTAATGTTTTTCTCATTCTATCTCTTTATCACAATGTAACCTTTGTAAATTTTACCATCATTTAATTCTAAAACATAAAAATAGGTGTCAACAACCAAATCAGTACCATTTCGATCTTTACCATTCCAATCATTTCGATAGTCTGTAGAGGTATATACTTCTATTCCTCTTCTATCAAGAATCGTTAAACTGATATTTTCCAGATTCTCCAGGCCTCTTATTTTAAAGAATTCATTATTCTGATCGCCATTTGGAGTAATTACATTCGGTATAAATATCTTGGATACTGCTATTTTAATTTCGTCAGAATCAACACAAAAGCTATTCGTTTCTATCCATTCTAAAATATTTTCACCAATTCCTAATTCAGTCACATGTGTACTTGGTGAAAATCGGTCAGAAATAGTAGCATTTCCTTTAATAAGGAACCATTCTCCTGTTCCTATTGTTGATAGTTGAGCATTAAGTTCTGTTTTTTCAGCATATTCCAGACTTAAATCAATGCCTGCATTGGCTATCGGTTGTTTTGCAAATTCAACTGTTATATTATCCTGATCCGTGCAAATACCATTCAACTCTGTCCATGAAAACTGGTAAGTGCCATATTCATCAACCATTACTTTCGCATCGGGATCATTTTCGTTAGGTACAAAAATTACATTGCCTTGACCGTTAATTTTATTCCAACTACCTATTCCCGCACTAGATATAGCATTCAATTGAAATTCTAAGCTACAAGACTCTCCATTAGTTCCCGCATTTGCATTAGGTTGTTCATAAAAGTTAATGGTTATGTCATCAGAATTAGAGCATACTCCATTATTTTCAGTCCATGTAAACGTATAGCTACCATAAGTATCTACCACAACCTGTGCATTTGGATCATTTGAGTTTGGTGTATAGCTAGCATTCCCATTTCCAGAAGAAATAGCCCAAGTTCCTATTCCTGCACTGGCATTCGCAGATAGATTATAAGTTAAGCCACAAACATCACTACCTGAACCGGCATCTGAATTCGGTTGCAAATAAAAATTTACTATGATAATATCTGAATCACTGCATACTCCATTTGTTTCTTTCCATTCAAATTGATAAGTATCAAATCGATCTACATTAACAATTGCATTAGGATCACTTTTGTTAGGAGTAAAAGTTGCTAAACCAACACCTCCAACTTGAATCCATTCCCCAACTCCTACACTAGGAATCGCAGTCAAATTAAAGTCTAAATCGCACTCATCACCTCCCAAACCTGCATTCGCAATAGGTTGCTCATAAAGATTCACTATGATTTCATCTGTATCTGAACATGTTCCATTCGTTTCTGTCCAAGATAATTTATAAGATCCATAAAGATCAGCGCTAACAATAGCGTTCGGATCGTTTTCATTAGGTGAAAAAATCAAATTTCCTGGGCCAGAAACTTTTGTCCAAGTTCCAAGACCAACACTAGATTTTGCTGTAAGTTGATAATCCAAATCACATTCATCACCTCCAATACCAGCATCAGTATTTGGCTGCTCATAATAATTAACAGTAATTATTTCACTATCCTCGCAACCATCGTTAGATTCCGACCATTGTAGTTGGTAAGTTCCATAGGAATCAGCAGAGGCAACTGCGTTTGCAGTATTTTCATTTGGTGTGAAATTTATATTCCCTGGTCCAGTAACTTTAGTCCAAATACCTGTCCCTACACTTGGAATCGCAGACAAAGTGAAGTCAAGATCACATTCATCACCACCAGAACCTGCATTTACAACAGGACCAGAAGATATGGTAAGTATCATATTATCGACCGCTGCAACACAAGATGGATTACTTACCGTTTTGGTTAAAGTTATTACTCCGGTATCACTAATACCACGTATATAAATCGGATTTTCAATCGAATTATCGTTAAAACTTCCATCTCCACTAGTAGACCAAACTATTGATCCATTTGTTGACGTACTGCCCATAATCTGATATGATGGGCCACATAATTTATCATCTAAACCAGCATTAGAAGATGGTGCTGTATTATAATTTACAGTGATATCAGCAGTACTTAAACACGTAGCGTTGCGAATTGTCCAACGATACACATAAGTTCCATAAATATCGGCGGTGGCTATAGAATTTCCATTATTAACTGCACTAAAAATGCTAGTGCCAGGACCTGATAATTGAGACCATTCTCCAATCCCAATAAGAGGAATATTTCCATTTAAGGGATTGCTATTTAATAATTCACAATGATTCTGATCAGGACCAACTGTTGCCGTGCTTGGAGCCTCTTTATATTCTATTGTAACATCGTCAAAACTCGGAACGCAAGAGCCATTACTAATTGACCAACGATATACGTAAACTCCGTACGTGTCGGCGCTTGCAGTTGAATTTCCATTATTTGGCAAACTAAAAATTGTTGTCCCTGGACCCGAAACTTGCGTCCAATTACCAATACCAATAGTTGGAGTATTTCCGCCCAAACTCGCACTACTTAATACACCACAAATAAATTGATTTGTACCAGTTGATGCAATTGTAGGCTTGTCGTTATATGTAACTCTTATTTCTTCAAAGGTAGAACATGTTCCATTTGCAATGGTCCATCGGTAAATGTAAGTTCCGTAAGAATCAACTAAGGCAGTTGTATTCCCATTTGAAACATCTGCAAAAGTTGTTGATCCTGGGCCTGATATTTGTGACCAATTTCCAATTCCAATAACTGATGCATTACCACCTAAATTATTACTTGTGAAAGTTTCACATAAATCTTGATCCATTCCAACAGTTGCAACTGTCGGTATTTCATAATAAGTAACAGAAATATCGTCATAATTTGCAGAACAGATTCCGTTACTGATTGACCAACGATAAATATAGGTGCCGTAAGTATTTGCTGTAGCAGTAGAATTTCCATCGTTAACAGAACTAAAAACTGTCGATCCAGGTCCAGAAACCTGTGACCAAGTTCCAATTCCAACTGAAGGTGTATTTCCTCCTAAAGCATTAGAAGAAGATAAACCACAAATATCTTGATTTAATCCAACATTTGCCGCAGAAGGTTGTTCGTAAAAAGTAACAATCAGTTCTGCTGTAGATGATACACAAGGTCCACTCGTTAATGTCCATCTGTATGTGTAACTTCCATAAGTATCTGCTGTAACCGTTGCATTACCATCATTTTCATCGCTAAACACACTAGAACCAGGTCCAGAAACCTGTGACCAAGTTCCATCTCCTAAGCTTGGCGAATTACCCGCCAGAATTAAACTTGTTAAGGTTCCACATCTCTCCTGATTGCTTCCTACTGTAGCAACTTCTGAATTATCGTAGTATGTTACTGTAACATCAGCAGTTGATGAAGTACAGGTCCCATTTGTTATTGTCCATCTATAAACGTACGTTCCATAATTAGAAACTGTAGCAATGGCATCTCCTAAATTACTATTGCTAAAAGTGCTTAAGCCTGGACCTGACTCTTGATACCAAGTTCCGATACCAGCTGTTGGTGTATTTCCTCCTAAAGGTAAACTTGTTTTAACTCCACATCTTTCTTGGTCAGTTCCGACAGAAGCAATGCTTGGAGTTTCCAAAAAATTAACTGTTATTTCATCCTGATCTGAGCAAGTACCATTTACTTCCGTCCATCTCAATGTGAAAGATCCATAGGTATCTGATGTTACGGTAGCATTTGGGTCATTAGCATTTGGTGAAAAGCTTAGATTTCCTGTTCCAGATACTTTTGTCCAAGTTCCCGTTCCTACGCTTTGTGTTGCTGACAAATTAAAGTCAAAATCACATTCATCACCTCCAGAACCAGCATTAGCGATTGGCTGCTCATAAAAATTAACTGTTATTTCATCCTGATCTGAGCATGTTCCATTTACTTCTGTCCATCTTAATGTGAAGGATCCATAGGCATCGGATGTTACGGTAGCGTTTGAATTATTAGCATTTGGTGAAAAGCTAAGATTACCAGTGCCTGAGATTTTTGTCCAAGCTCCCGTTCCTACGCTTGGAGTTGCAGATAAAGTAATATTTAAATCACATTCATCACCTCCAGAACCAGCATTAGCAATAGGCTGCTCATAAAAATTAATTGTTATTTCATCCTGATCTGAGCAAGTACCATTTACTTCTGTCCATCTTAATGTGAAAGATCCATAGGTATCTGATGTTACAGTAGGGTTTGGATCATTAGCATTTGGTGAAAAGCTTAGACTTCCTGTTCCTGAGATTTTTGTCCAAGTTCCTGTTCCAACACTTGGCGTTGCAGACAAAGTAATATTTAAATCACATTCATCACCTCCAGAACCAGCATTAGCAATAGGTTGCTCATAAAAAATAACTGTTATTTCATCCTGATCTGAACAAGTACCATTTACTTCTGTCCATCTTAATGTGAAGGATCCATAGGTATCTGATGTTAGAGTAGCGTTTGCATCATTTGCATTAGGTGAAAAGCTAAGATTTCCTGTGCCTGAGATTTTTGTCCAAGTTCCTGTTCCAACACTTGGCGTTGCAGATAAAGTAATATTTAAATCACATTCATCACCTCCAGAACCAGCATTAGCAATAGGCTGCTCATAAAAATTAACTGTTATTTCATCCTGGTCTGAGCAAGTTCCATTTACTTCCGTCCATCTTAATGTGAAAGTTCCATAGGAATCGGATGTTACGGTAGCGTTTGGATCATTAGCATTTGGTGAAAAACTTAGATTTCCTGTGCCTGATACTTTTGACCAAGTTCCTGTTCCTACGCTTTGTGTTGCTGACAAATTAAAGTCAAGATCACACTCATCTCCTCCTGAGCCAGCATTAGCGATAGGCTGCTCATAAAAATTAACTATTATTTCATCCTGGTCTGAGCAAATACCATTTACTTCCGTCCATCTTAACGTGAAGGAACCATAGGTATCTGATGTTACAATAGCGTTTGAATCATTAGCATTTGGTGAAAAACTTAGATTTCCTGTACCTGATACTTTCGTCCAGTTTCCTGTTCCAACACTTGGCGTTGCAGATAAAGTGAAATTTAAATCACACTCACTTCCTCCTGAGCCAGCATTAGCAATAGGCTGTTCTTGGAAATCTATAGTAAGTTCCGCAGAAGAAGACACACATGGTCCATTTGTTAATGTCCATCTGTACTGATAGCTACCATAGGTATCAACTGTAACGGTTGAATTTCCATTATTTGCATCACTAAATACACTTGAACCTGGGCCTGATAATTGTGACCAAGTTCCAATCCCAACACTTGGAGCATTTCCTCCAAGAATCAAACTAGTTAACGTTCCACATCTTTCCTGATCACTTCCAACAGTTGCAGCATCAGAGTCCTCATAATAAGTTATCGTTACATCGGCACTTGATGAAGTACAAGTGCCATTCGTAATTGTCCATCTGTAAACGTATGTTCCATAATTAGAAACAGTAGCAATTGCATTAGCTAAATTATCATCACTAAAAGTGCTTAATCCTGGGCCCGATTCTTGAGACCAAGTTCCAACACCAATTGTAGCTACATTTCCCCCTAAAGCAAGGCTTGTTTTTACCCCACATCTATCTTGATCGGCTCCAACACTTGCTACTGTTGGGGTTTCATAGTAATTTACAGTTACATCAGCAGTAGTTGAAGAACACGTTCCATTACTGATTGTCCAACGATATACATAAATTCCAAATTGAGTTGGTTTAGCGGTTGCGTTACCTAGATTCACATCGCTAAATGTTGTTGACCCTGGACCAGAAACCTGAGACCAAGTACCTATCATTGGCGAAGTTGGATCATTACCTCCTAGGGATGCGCTCTGAGTTGTAAGGATATCAGAACTACAAATATTTTGATCTGTTCCAACCGTTGCAGGAGCAGGTGATTCTAAAAAGTTAACACTTATATCCGCAGTTGAAGATGTACAAGTTCCATTACTGATCGTCCAACGATATACATAGTTTCCATACTGCGTAACGGTAGCTGTTGAATTTCCTAAAAGATCATTACTAAATATCGTTGTTCCTGAACCAGATACTTGTGACCATACTCCACTGCCTACTGTTGGTGTATTTCCACCTAAACTGGCACTTGTTAATACTGCGCAATATTCTTGATCAGCACCAGTACTTGCTATCGATGGTGTTTGATAATAATTTAAAGTTACATCAGCAGTAGTTGAAGCACACGTTCCATTACTAATTGTCCACCTGTACACATACACACCAAATTGATCAGGTTTAGCTGTAGAACTTCCTGAATTTGAATTACTGAATGTTGTTGATCCTGGTCCAGAAACCTGAGACCAAGTACCTGTCATTGGCAAAGTTGGATCATTACCTCCTAAGGATGCGCTCTGCGCTGTAAGAATATCAGAACTACAAATATCTTGATCTGCTCCAACTGTCGCGAGAACTGGTGATTCAAAAAAGTTAACTGTAACATCCGCAGTAGTTGGTGTACAGGTTCCATTACTTATCGTCCAGCGATAAACATAAGTTCCAAATTGAGTTGGTTTAGCTGTTGCGTTACCTAGATTAACATCGCTAAATGTTGTTGATCCTGGACCAGAGAACTGAGACCAAGTACCTATCATTGGCAATATTGGCGTATTTCCCCCTAAGGATGTACTTTGAATTGTAAGAATATCCGTAGCACAAATATTTTGTTCTGAACCAACTGTTGCTGATATTGGAGATTCATAAAAATTTACGATAATATCAGCAGTTGTCGATGCACAAACTCCATTACTTATTGTCCAACGATAAACATAGGTACCATATTGAGTTACCGTAGCTGTTGAAGTTCCTAAAATGCTATTATTAAATATTGTTGTGCCAGAGCCAGATACTTGTGTCCACAATCCACTTCCAGAGCTTGGTGTATTTCCATCTAGGCTCGTACTTGTTAAAACACCGCAATTATCTTGATCTGTTCCTACACTTGCTGTTGTAGGTGGCTCTTCGTAATTCACAGTAACATCTGCCGAACTTGATGCACAGGTTCCATTACTTATTGTCCAGCGGTATACGTAAGTGCCATAGTCACTAGCAGTAGCGGTCGAACTACCTGAATTAGGCGCACTAAAAGTACTTGTGCCCGTTCCAGAGAACTGTGTCCAAGTTCCTGTTCCTATGCTTGGATTATTTCCTCCTAGACTAGTACTTATTTTGTCACAATTGTCTTGATTTAGTCCTACGCTTGCAACATCTGGAGTTTCATAATAATTTACTGTAATATCAGCAAAACTTGAGCAGGCTCCATTTACTATAGTCCATCGATATACATATGAACCATATTGGGTAGCTGTGGCAGTAGAACTACCAGAATTTTCATCTCCAAAAATTGTTGAACCTGGACCAGATATTTGACTCCATGTGCCAACACCTACAACAGGAGTATTTCCACCAAAACCAGAACTAAGAAGGCCTCCACATACATTACGTGTTCCTCCAACCGTAGCGGTAGTAGGTGCAGCAATGAAACTTACATTTACATCAGCTGTTTTAACAATACATGGTCCGTTGCTTATAGTCCATCTGTACACGTAATCTCCTACTGCATCAACAGTTGCGGTTGATGTTCCTAAATTTGCATCACTAAAAATTGTTGTACCCGGGCCTGAAACTTGTGACCAAGTTCCTATACCTATATCTGGAACATTACCTCCAAGCGCTTCACTAACAAATGTACCGCATGAATTCTGTGCAGAACCAACACTTGCATCGGATGGCGTTTCAAAAAAGTTAACAACTAATGTATCTATTGAATAACAGGAGCCATTAGATACCTCTAAATTAAACACATATCTTCCATAACTGGAAACTCCTACATTAGAAACAAATCCTGTTGGAGAAGCTATTATTGCCATTCCTGGGCCCGATTTTATAGACCACAAACGATCTCCAACACTAGGATTTTTAATCGAAATTGTTGTAAGGAGACCACAAATATCCTTATCATCTTCAGGCGACGCGAAAGTAGGAGTTGAAAAGTCAACATTAATCTTATCTGAACTCTCGCAAGTTCCATTAGTGACTGTCCAAGTAAATTCATAAATACCGGTATCATCGACAGAAACTGTGGCATTTGGTGTAAATTCATTTGGTGCGAAAGTAGCATTTCCTGAACCTCCTGTTTTAGTCCATGTACCTGCACCAACACTTGGGCTTACTGCAGAAAGAAGATAATCGTAACCACACTGATCGCCACCAGTTCCTGCATCAGCAATCACATCAGCACATGCGCCAGATGAACAAATTTGAAAATCACCTGTTATATTTCCTTGATCATATACTCTAATATAAAGGATTTCACCAGCAGTTCTACCCGTAAAGCTTCCAGATGTTAATGCAAAAGCTGGATTTACCGATTCAAAACAGCCTATTTCTGTTAAATTGTCACATGTCCCCTGATAAACGGTAAAATTCACTTTATTTAACCAATCTGTTGTTCTTAAAGTAAATGCTTCAATCGTAATTTCTCCAGAACTTGGAACAATTGCTGTAAACCATACATCTGCTCCTGAATAACTGCCACAAGACGGAACATCAACTCCACTATCACTAGCATCTATATTAGAATAGGTTGCATATGTGCAGGTTAAGTTGGTTGTTATAGGTGTTGCACTACATGGATTATCGTTCGAAGGAGGTGCCGGAAAACTGGCTATATATGGCGCTGAAGTATCAAATATTGATGTATCATGAGCAGAAAGTTTACCTATTCCCACTATCATACCAACAGCAAATAATAAAAAAATAACTACTAAAAGTAGATGTCTTTTCATAAATTAATTATTTGAATTAATCACAAGTAACTATAAATAATAATTAAGCAAAATCAAAGATATGCATAATACCCTTGATTTCACTTATCATTATTATAATAATAAGGTCAATTTACAATCCAATATATTTTACAGTCCCAACCCGAATAAGTTAAGTGTAGAATAATAAATACGAGATAAGAACAATTTTGTTCCTTTCTAAAAATAGCATATTCTACAGATAAAATAATTGATCATTAAAAATAAAGAAAAGAATGAGAAGTACAAGCTATTAAATGATCTCTAATGGTAAAGTTTGCAGGTTATAAATTGCAATGAAAAAAGAGATTTTAAATTATAGCGTTTTATTCTGAACTAATTACCTGAGAAGGGCATCCATTTACTCATCCCTAATCGCCTCAATAGGACGAACTTCCATTGCTCTTTTTGCAGGTATAACTCCAGCAAACAAACCTGCAAAAATCAAAATAGTTAAAGCAATCATGGCAATAGAGAAATCGACTTCAGGATTGGTAAACATGGAATTATCTCCCCCACCATTTTCTATTGCTTTATTGATCAGCTCAAGAATTACCACACCGAAAACTAAACCAAACCATCCAGCAATAGCTGTTAGTACAACTGATTCAGTAATTACTGAACTGATAATCATTGAAGGTGATGCACCAATGGCTCTTTGAATACCAATTTCTTTGGTTCGTTTTTTTACAATGAACAACATGATATTACTCACCCCTATAATACCGGCCATTAATGTTCCAATACCAACAATCCAGATTAGACCAGAAATTCCCATAAAGAGTTGATTGATTTTAATAAATTCTTTCTCAACATTATGAGACCCAAAAGCCCTCGTATCTTCAGGGTGTATTGTATGGCGCCTTCTTAGCAGTGATTTAACTTTTTCTTCAACGTAAGTTGCTGTGTATTCTTCTTTTGAGGTAATTGAATAATGCCCTACAATAGTTCCGTAATTATAGGTTTTTTGAAGGGTGGTAAAAGGAATAAATACGCATTGATCTTGCCATTCGCCCCAACCTTGATTGTGCATCGATTTATAAGTTCCCACAACTTGAAAATATACTCCGTGAATTTTAATGTATTCCCCTATTGGTTCCTCGCCCTCTTCAAATAAAACTTCTACAACGCGTTTTCCTATTACTGCAATTTTTCTACTTTCATTTATATCCACTTGATTTAAAAATCGTCCTTTAATCATGGTCACTGGATCAATCTTATTCACATCAGGCACATCACCCAGA contains:
- a CDS encoding gliding motility-associated C-terminal domain-containing protein gives rise to the protein MKRHLLLVVIFLLFAVGMIVGIGKLSAHDTSIFDTSAPYIASFPAPPSNDNPCSATPITTNLTCTYATYSNIDASDSGVDVPSCGSYSGADVWFTAIVPSSGEITIEAFTLRTTDWLNKVNFTVYQGTCDNLTEIGCFESVNPAFALTSGSFTGRTAGEILYIRVYDQGNITGDFQICSSGACADVIADAGTGGDQCGYDYLLSAVSPSVGAGTWTKTGGSGNATFAPNEFTPNATVSVDDTGIYEFTWTVTNGTCESSDKINVDFSTPTFASPEDDKDICGLLTTISIKNPSVGDRLWSIKSGPGMAIIASPTGFVSNVGVSSYGRYVFNLEVSNGSCYSIDTLVVNFFETPSDASVGSAQNSCGTFVSEALGGNVPDIGIGTWSQVSGPGTTIFSDANLGTSTATVDAVGDYVYRWTISNGPCIVKTADVNVSFIAAPTTATVGGTRNVCGGLLSSGFGGNTPVVGVGTWSQISGPGSTIFGDENSGSSTATATQYGSYVYRWTIVNGACSSFADITVNYYETPDVASVGLNQDNCDKISTSLGGNNPSIGTGTWTQFSGTGTSTFSAPNSGSSTATASDYGTYVYRWTISNGTCASSSADVTVNYEEPPTTASVGTDQDNCGVLTSTSLDGNTPSSGSGLWTQVSGSGTTIFNNSILGTSTATVTQYGTYVYRWTISNGVCASTTADIIVNFYESPISATVGSEQNICATDILTIQSTSLGGNTPILPMIGTWSQFSGPGSTTFSDVNLGNATAKPTQFGTYVYRWTISNGTCTPTTADVTVNFFESPVLATVGADQDICSSDILTAQSASLGGNDPTLPMTGTWSQVSGPGSTTFSNSNSGSSTAKPDQFGVYVYRWTISNGTCASTTADVTLNYYQTPSIASTGADQEYCAVLTSASLGGNTPTVGSGVWSQVSGSGTTIFSNDLLGNSTATVTQYGNYVYRWTISNGTCTSSTADISVNFLESPAPATVGTDQNICSSDILTTQSASLGGNDPTSPMIGTWSQVSGPGSTTFSDVNLGNATAKPTQFGIYVYRWTISNGTCSSTTADVTVNYYETPTVASVGADQDRCGVKTSLALGGNVATIGVGTWSQESGPGLSTFSDDNLANAIATVSNYGTYVYRWTITNGTCTSSSADVTITYYEDSDAATVGSDQERCGTLTSLILGGNAPSVGIGTWSQLSGPGSSVFSDANNGNSTVTVDTYGSYQYRWTLTNGPCVSSSAELTIDFQEQPIANAGSGGSECDLNFTLSATPSVGTGNWTKVSGTGNLSFSPNANDSNAIVTSDTYGSFTLRWTEVNGICSDQDEIIVNFYEQPIANAGSGGDECDLDFNLSATQSVGTGTWSKVSGTGNLSFSPNANDPNATVTSDSYGTFTLRWTEVNGTCSDQDEITVNFYEQPIANAGSGGDECDLNITLSATPSVGTGTWTKISGTGNLSFSPNANDANATLTSDTYGSFTLRWTEVNGTCSDQDEITVIFYEQPIANAGSGGDECDLNITLSATPSVGTGTWTKISGTGSLSFSPNANDPNPTVTSDTYGSFTLRWTEVNGTCSDQDEITINFYEQPIANAGSGGDECDLNITLSATPSVGTGAWTKISGTGNLSFSPNANNSNATVTSDAYGSFTLRWTEVNGTCSDQDEITVNFYEQPIANAGSGGDECDFDFNLSATQSVGTGTWTKVSGTGNLSFSPNANDPNATVTSDTYGSFTLRWTEVNGTCSDQDEITVNFLETPSIASVGTDQERCGVKTSLPLGGNTPTAGIGTWYQESGPGLSTFSNSNLGDAIATVSNYGTYVYRWTITNGTCTSSTADVTVTYYDNSEVATVGSNQERCGTLTSLILAGNSPSLGDGTWSQVSGPGSSVFSDENDGNATVTADTYGSYTYRWTLTSGPCVSSTAELIVTFYEQPSAANVGLNQDICGLSSSNALGGNTPSVGIGTWSQVSGPGSTVFSSVNDGNSTATANTYGTYIYRWSISNGICSANYDDISVTYYEIPTVATVGMDQDLCETFTSNNLGGNASVIGIGNWSQISGPGSTTFADVSNGNTTALVDSYGTYIYRWTIANGTCSTFEEIRVTYNDKPTIASTGTNQFICGVLSSASLGGNTPTIGIGNWTQVSGPGTTIFSLPNNGNSTASADTYGVYVYRWSISNGSCVPSFDDVTIEYKEAPSTATVGPDQNHCELLNSNPLNGNIPLIGIGEWSQLSGPGTSIFSAVNNGNSIATADIYGTYVYRWTIRNATCLSTADITVNYNTAPSSNAGLDDKLCGPSYQIMGSTSTNGSIVWSTSGDGSFNDNSIENPIYIRGISDTGVITLTKTVSNPSCVAAVDNMILTISSGPVVNAGSGGDECDLDFTLSAIPSVGTGIWTKVTGPGNINFTPNENTANAVASADSYGTYQLQWSESNDGCEDSEIITVNYYEQPNTDAGIGGDECDLDYQLTAKSSVGLGTWTKVSGPGNLIFSPNENDPNAIVSADLYGSYKLSWTETNGTCSDTDEIIVNLYEQPIANAGLGGDECDLDFNLTAIPSVGVGEWIQVGGVGLATFTPNKSDPNAIVNVDRFDTYQFEWKETNGVCSDSDIIIVNFYLQPNSDAGSGSDVCGLTYNLSANASAGIGTWAISSGNGNASYTPNSNDPNAQVVVDTYGSYTFTWTENNGVCSNSDDITINFYEQPNANAGTNGESCSLEFQLNAISSAGIGSWNKINGQGNVIFVPNENDPDAKVMVDEYGTYQFSWTELNGICTDQDNITVEFAKQPIANAGIDLSLEYAEKTELNAQLSTIGTGEWFLIKGNATISDRFSPSTHVTELGIGENILEWIETNSFCVDSDEIKIAVSKIFIPNVITPNGDQNNEFFKIRGLENLENISLTILDRRGIEVYTSTDYRNDWNGKDRNGTDLVVDTYFYVLELNDGKIYKGYIVIKR
- a CDS encoding ABC transporter permease — translated: MFDKDRWTEVYMALKSNKLRTFLTAFGVFWGIFMLIIMLGSGKGLENGVYYGMGDFATNSVFIWTQPTSKPYKGFKQGRRYNFTNEDTKAIIDNVPEIKLIAPRIEARGGNANNNVIRKDKTGAFSILGDVPDVNKIDPVTMIKGRFLNQVDINESRKIAVIGKRVVEVLFEEGEEPIGEYIKIHGVYFQVVGTYKSMHNQGWGEWQDQCVFIPFTTLQKTYNYGTIVGHYSITSKEEYTATYVEEKVKSLLRRRHTIHPEDTRAFGSHNVEKEFIKINQLFMGISGLIWIVGIGTLMAGIIGVSNIMLFIVKKRTKEIGIQRAIGASPSMIISSVITESVVLTAIAGWFGLVFGVVILELINKAIENGGGDNSMFTNPEVDFSIAMIALTILIFAGLFAGVIPAKRAMEVRPIEAIRDE